From Anopheles maculipalpis chromosome X, idAnoMacuDA_375_x, whole genome shotgun sequence:
GGACCGCCACCCACACCACTTTCTCCGGCGAATCGCCGCCCGATACGTGCCTGTACTGTGAACAAGAAGCGGGGGATCGAACAATCGTACAACAAGGCGGATGTTCTGTCACCGGAGCTGGCAAAGAGCTGCACCATGATATCGGATTCATTTGTGGACAATCCCTCTGCCGGCACGCAGGATGAAGCGGCCATAGATGCCGTGCTGGCTAAGCTGCACGGTGAAAATTAGGCGAACAAATTTAGGGAATGGGAGAGAAGGAATTATTCATTGTCCTTTCCATTATTGTAAACACCGTGCGGGTTTTCTTCCGGGAACAttattttgttagtttttagAAACGTTTTCTTACCGAAAATGATGTTTGCGTTTACTTCAGCCAGTAGTTGACTGTAAATGATGAATTGTAAAGCGACGGGTACAAATGTATGGTTACAACACtaataaaacgaaactgtTGTTCCaacgcaaagaaaaagctAGTACCATGAGTTTagtgggaaaacaaaatggataCTCATATCTCGAGGGCCGCTCGGACTGCGTGCGACACGCGACATCCATGAATTTAATCTGCAGTTTGGATCTCCGTTTGGATTGGAATGATATTCGGCGCTACATTTGCAAGAGAAAGATATGACTCTggcagcatagtccaagactcgtaccagTAGTGGACTACCGgtcgtatcaaggtgcggtaaatcgtgcatttcgtttgttgttggagtcttctggatcgcaggagtttgtggagtccgtagtaggcacgattccccttaacaatgcgccttcggatttcgctgcttacgttgttgtccgaagttacgatcgtaccaaggtagcagaacttctctaccacctcgagatcgtcgccgtcaactgatattcTGCTTCCGAGCCGAGCTCTATCACGCTGCTTATACTATGATTCTTAAAGAAGGTGGAAGTGCTATTTCAACGGAGCAGAAACAGGAGAGGTTGGTTCAAGTAACAGAACAAGCGAACAGCAGGAGCAACAATATCAGTGACAGTAATAGTGCAGAagacgaagtgcctccgccatctctggatgaggttgccagcgccatcaagcagcttaaaagcaacaaggctgctggtagtgatggactgACGGCAGAGTTCTTCAAGATGGGGCCGGAGAGGCTTACTatcgaaatgcacaagctgttcacgagaatctgggaacaggaagaattaccggaggagtggaaactgggcgtcattcacccaatctacaaaaagggcgacagactggaatttatttatttatttcttgttcGGCAGACTTGCTTCCTTGCCCGAATAATTAAGTAACGAATGTACGGAataatgtatgtatatataatGCATATCTTTTTATTGAAACGGAACTATTACAGCTTCAATGTTGAAATACATTACAGCAGTAAGCACAGGATTGATGCAACTCTAAACCACGCGCACATGTGAGTATGTTTTCTGGTTTTCTGTCCACGCGCTCGCGCGAAACACAATGACTTCATGGCGTTTTACTCCCGCCTTACACATTGAACTATCCTGATTAATTTAGACCATAGATAAGTTAGCAGGTTAGTTTGTTGATACAAGATGTGTATATATTGATGCATGTTAGATATTCCTTCACGCCTACAGCCCGCCTCAATGCGGCCGCATCATTGAGTTTCATATAAGCGACGTACTGGTGAGCGATGTGAGTGACGTGTTGTTCTGCGGTACCGGAGACTTCTGGTCCTTATCGTCGAACTCGTCCGTCTGATTCATCTTCAGCTCGTACAGCACCGCATTCAGCTTGTTCCACTCGTCCATGCGCGGATTGGCGAGATTGTCCGCCACGTCGTACACGTAGATCCGGCCCGCCTCATCGCCCACCGTCACATGCAGTCCGGACGGCGTCCAGGACACGCGGTTCAGCGCTGGCTGACCGTCAACCGTGATCGAAGCGGTCGGTACCTCCGTGTCCTGGTTGAGGTTCCACAGATCGAGCCGGCCGCTACCGTCCACGCCGGCAAACAGTGCCGGATGTATGGGGGACCAGGCCACATCCATCACGTAGTCCGAGTTGTCCTCGAACGAGTACAGCGGCTTGTTGTCTTTCAGGCTCCACAGCTTGATCGTCCAATCGATGGAGGAGGTAAGGAACAGATGGCCAAAGTCGGGCGACGATTGGTTGTGGTGCGCCGAGATGCCCGTCACCGGACCGAGATGCTTCTCGTACGTTTCGCCAATGCCGGACCGGTTACCGTGCCGGCTGGCCGAGTATACGTACCCATCCTCGCCACCGAGCATGAAATTGTTGACCTCGTTGTGCGGGAACGCCATGCAGGTGACGGAGATGGCCTTCGACTGGCGGTGTTGCAGCTCCAGCACGTCCTGCGGCTGGGACAGCATGTCCAAACTCCACGAGCACAGCTTACCGTCCGAGCTGATCGAGATGACGTTGTGCGCGTTCTGGGTGCCAACCATCGATAGACAATATACTGGTTGCTGTGGAAGAAAACGTGGCAAGATGTTGATCAGGGggcgtccataaattacgtagCGATCGaagagggggagggggttggAAGTGCATTTTGTCTTACGTAGCAGAAAGTAATAAAGTTGATCAGTACAATGAAATTATCGAATTATTTACGAGAATATTTCAAATGGAGGGTAGAACATTGCAGGTTCGTTCTAGAGCTTTGCAATCATACCGTGGAATTTAGCTTTCAGTTAGAGGATGATGTGCAAAATTTTCGTCCTGAATGCCTGCAAACCATTCTTGACACTTTCTCAAACTGGTGTAAAAGgaacttttttaaaaatctgcgTTGATAAATGTGCAATAATCTCGTTTACTCGCGGTAGAGACCATCAAAACGATACAATTCTAGCATAGGTGGGCAGGCGGTTAACCGCACAGATTGGATCCGAGATCTCGGTATAATACTAGATCATAAATTAACGATAGTAGATATACTTAAAAGAGCTAATAGGACCTTAGGGCTTAGTTTGTAAAATGACATATGACAAAATGAATTGCAATAAGTATCCTCAGATGGAAAAACGGAAATTTACTACCGTACAACATCAGATGTATGCTGTTAGGGTTAGAGACTCTTGAAAGGCTTCGCGATAAGGCTAGGGCAACATGTATGTTTAAACTCCTTGAAGGTGAAGTGGATGCCCTCCGCCTTTTACGTAATATTCATATCTTACGTTAAAGCGCTAGATCGTCAAATTCACCTAATTCAAGATGGGCTGCGAATTAACCTATGAATACCATGGCACACAACTTTCAATATTTTTCTAATGCCTCAAATAAAGTGCGATTTTAATGCCTCAAATCGAACTATAATTGAATTTGTGCGTATTGTTAGTAGCTTGTTTTGTAGCGGTAGCTAGCAAAAATGCCATTGATGATGAAACCTACCGTATGAGCGTTAGCGCTTAGCGGCGTCCGATGGATTGGTGTGCGCTTCTGTACCCGATTATCCCACAGCACTATCTGGCCCGAGTAGGTACCGCCGAGGATCAGGTTCGGGTGAAACTTGGCAAAGCACGTCGACATGACCGCACTCTGACAGTGGAACACTTCCTCCGGTGTTTGCTTCTTGAACTTGGTATTCcataccaccaccacaccgTCCGGCTCGTTCGGTGTTTCCTCGTTGCTGTGGTAGGATGCAACCATCAACTCGGGGAAGTGTGTGGACCAGTCGAACGATGTAACGCATCGGTTCTTCGACCAACGGTCACAGTAGAAGGTGCGGTTCAGTGACAGCCGTGCATGGGATTTTTCATCGCTAGAAATCACAAAAACGAAGCAAGAGTTAATCGGGCAGTATTCTCGTAGAAAATTCACGAGAATCAGGCTGAGAGTTGACA
This genomic window contains:
- the LOC126556024 gene encoding cytoplasmic dynein 1 intermediate chain isoform X7; this encodes MNRKAELERKKAKLQALREEKDRRRKEKEQKDLEEAAGKLGHSETSTRKDLDEMLSSLGVAPVSEVLSSLSSVNSATSDQSTTHTPDASLQPSINGTSYRKKPVNLCLVSVQATNIPPKETVVYSKQTQTNSSGGHERDVFSCHSSPLSGYMEDWWRPRKAHATDYYDEYNLNPGLEWEDEFTVLTFGDGQGDDEESSLTHIDHGFHSKLPPGILPHGLPTVKEVAPAITPQEQKKEDLKEVKELSAEQKQMIILSEDFQRFILRAGKVMERALSETVDIYTDYIGDGEADDMNDEKSHARLSLNRTFYCDRWSKNRCVTSFDWSTHFPELMVASYHSNEETPNEPDGVVVVWNTKFKKQTPEEVFHCQSAVMSTCFAKFHPNLILGGTYSGQIVLWDNRVQKRTPIHRTPLSANAHTQPVYCLSMVGTQNAHNVISISSDGKLCSWSLDMLSQPQDVLELQHRQSKAISVTCMAFPHNEVNNFMLGGEDGYVYSASRHGNRSGIGETYEKHLGPVTGISAHHNQSSPDFGHLFLTSSIDWTIKLWSLKDNKPLYSFEDNSDYVMDVAWSPIHPALFAGVDGSGRLDLWNLNQDTEVPTASITVDGQPALNRVSWTPSGLHVTVGDEAGRIYVYDVADNLANPRMDEWNKLNAVLYELKMNQTDEFDDKDQKSPVPQNNTSLTSLTSTSLI
- the LOC126556024 gene encoding cytoplasmic dynein 1 intermediate chain isoform X8, whose product is MNRKAELERKKAKLQALREEKDRRRKEKEQKDLEEAAGKLGHSETSTRKDLDEMLSSLGVAPVSEVLSSLSSVNSATSDQSTTHTPDASLQPSINGTSYRKKPVNLCLVSVQATNIPPKETVVYSKQTQTNSSGGHERDAHATDYYDEYNLNPGLEWEDEFTVLTFGDGQGDDEESSLTHIDHGFHSKLPPGILPHGLPTVKEVAPAITPQEQKKEDLKEVKELSAEQKQMIILSEDFQRFILRAGKVMERALSETVDIYTDYIGDGEADDMNDEKSHARLSLNRTFYCDRWSKNRCVTSFDWSTHFPELMVASYHSNEETPNEPDGVVVVWNTKFKKQTPEEVFHCQSAVMSTCFAKFHPNLILGGTYSGQIVLWDNRVQKRTPIHRTPLSANAHTQPVYCLSMVGTQNAHNVISISSDGKLCSWSLDMLSQPQDVLELQHRQSKAISVTCMAFPHNEVNNFMLGGEDGYVYSASRHGNRSGIGETYEKHLGPVTGISAHHNQSSPDFGHLFLTSSIDWTIKLWSLKDNKPLYSFEDNSDYVMDVAWSPIHPALFAGVDGSGRLDLWNLNQDTEVPTASITVDGQPALNRVSWTPSGLHVTVGDEAGRIYVYDVADNLANPRMDEWNKLNAVLYELKMNQTDEFDDKDQKSPVPQNNTSLTSLTSTSLI
- the LOC126556024 gene encoding cytoplasmic dynein 1 intermediate chain isoform X1 codes for the protein MNRKAELERKKAKLQALREEKDRRRKEKEQKDLEEAAGKLGHSETSTRKDLDEMLSSLGVAPVSEVLSSLSSVNSATSDQSTTHTPDASLQPSINGTSYRKKPVNLCLVSVQATNIPPKETVVYSKQTQTNSSGGHERDVFSCHSSPLSGYMEDWWRPRKAHATDYYDEYNLNPGLEWEDEFTGDDEESSLTHIDHGFHSKLPPGILPHGLPTVKEVAPAITPQEQKKEDLKEVKELSAEQKQMIILSEDFQRFILRAGKVMERALSETVDIYTDYIGDGEADDMNDEKSHARLSLNRTFYCDRWSKNRCVTSFDWSTHFPELMVASYHSNEETPNEPDGVVVVWNTKFKKQTPEEVFHCQSAVMSTCFAKFHPNLILGGTYSGQIVLWDNRVQKRTPIHRTPLSANAHTQPVYCLSMVGTQNAHNVISISSDGKLCSWSLDMLSQPQDVLELQHRQSKAISVTCMAFPHNEVNNFMLGGEDGYVYSASRHGNRSGIGETYEKHLGPVTGISAHHNQSSPDFGHLFLTSSIDWTIKLWSLKDNKPLYSFEDNSDYVMDVAWSPIHPALFAGVDGSGRLDLWNLNQDTEVPTASITVDGQPALNRVSWTPSGLHVTVGDEAGRIYVYDVADNLANPRMDEWNKLNAVLYELKMNQTDEFDDKDQKSPVPQNNTSLTSLTSTSLI
- the LOC126556024 gene encoding cytoplasmic dynein 1 intermediate chain isoform X5 — translated: MNRKAELERKKAKLQALREEKDRRRKEKEQKDLEEAAGKLGHSETSTRKDLDEMLSSLGVAPVSEVLSSLSSVNSATSDQSTTHTPDASLQPSINGTSYRKKPVNLCLVSVQATNIPPKETVVYSKQTQTNSSGGHERDAHATDYYDEYNLNPGLEWEDEFTGDDEESSLTHIDHGFHSKLPPGILPHGLPTVKEVAPAITPQEQKKEDLKEVKELSAEQKQMIILSEDFQRFILRAGKVMERALSETVDIYTDYIGDGEADDMNDEKSHARLSLNRTFYCDRWSKNRCVTSFDWSTHFPELMVASYHSNEETPNEPDGVVVVWNTKFKKQTPEEVFHCQSAVMSTCFAKFHPNLILGGTYSGQIVLWDNRVQKRTPIHRTPLSANAHTQPVYCLSMVGTQNAHNVISISSDGKLCSWSLDMLSQPQDVLELQHRQSKAISVTCMAFPHNEVNNFMLGGEDGYVYSASRHGNRSGIGETYEKHLGPVTGISAHHNQSSPDFGHLFLTSSIDWTIKLWSLKDNKPLYSFEDNSDYVMDVAWSPIHPALFAGVDGSGRLDLWNLNQDTEVPTASITVDGQPALNRVSWTPSGLHVTVGDEAGRIYVYDVADNLANPRMDEWNKLNAVLYELKMNQTDEFDDKDQKSPVPQNNTSLTSLTSTSLI
- the LOC126556024 gene encoding cytoplasmic dynein 1 intermediate chain isoform X3, with the translated sequence MNRKAELERKKAKLQALREEKDRRRKEKEQKDLEEAAGKLGHSETSTRKDLDEMLSSLGVAPVSEVLSSLSSVNSATSDQSTTHTPDASLQPSINGTSYRKKPVNLCLVSVQATNIPPKETVVYSKQTQTNSSGGHERDGYMEDWWRPRKAHATDYYDEYNLNPGLEWEDEFTGDDEESSLTHIDHGFHSKLPPGILPHGLPTVKEVAPAITPQEQKKEDLKEVKELSAEQKQMIILSEDFQRFILRAGKVMERALSETVDIYTDYIGDGEADDMNDEKSHARLSLNRTFYCDRWSKNRCVTSFDWSTHFPELMVASYHSNEETPNEPDGVVVVWNTKFKKQTPEEVFHCQSAVMSTCFAKFHPNLILGGTYSGQIVLWDNRVQKRTPIHRTPLSANAHTQPVYCLSMVGTQNAHNVISISSDGKLCSWSLDMLSQPQDVLELQHRQSKAISVTCMAFPHNEVNNFMLGGEDGYVYSASRHGNRSGIGETYEKHLGPVTGISAHHNQSSPDFGHLFLTSSIDWTIKLWSLKDNKPLYSFEDNSDYVMDVAWSPIHPALFAGVDGSGRLDLWNLNQDTEVPTASITVDGQPALNRVSWTPSGLHVTVGDEAGRIYVYDVADNLANPRMDEWNKLNAVLYELKMNQTDEFDDKDQKSPVPQNNTSLTSLTSTSLI
- the LOC126556024 gene encoding cytoplasmic dynein 1 intermediate chain isoform X4: MNRKAELERKKAKLQALREEKDRRRKEKEQKDLEEAAGKLGHSETSTRKDLDEMLSSLGVAPVSEVLSSLSSVNSATSDQSTTHTPDASLQPSINGTSYRKKPVNLCLVSVQATNIPPKETVVYSKQTQTNSSGGHERDGYMEDWWRPRKAHATDYYVLTFGDGQGDDEESSLTHIDHGFHSKLPPGILPHGLPTVKEVAPAITPQEQKKEDLKEVKELSAEQKQMIILSEDFQRFILRAGKVMERALSETVDIYTDYIGDGEADDMNDEKSHARLSLNRTFYCDRWSKNRCVTSFDWSTHFPELMVASYHSNEETPNEPDGVVVVWNTKFKKQTPEEVFHCQSAVMSTCFAKFHPNLILGGTYSGQIVLWDNRVQKRTPIHRTPLSANAHTQPVYCLSMVGTQNAHNVISISSDGKLCSWSLDMLSQPQDVLELQHRQSKAISVTCMAFPHNEVNNFMLGGEDGYVYSASRHGNRSGIGETYEKHLGPVTGISAHHNQSSPDFGHLFLTSSIDWTIKLWSLKDNKPLYSFEDNSDYVMDVAWSPIHPALFAGVDGSGRLDLWNLNQDTEVPTASITVDGQPALNRVSWTPSGLHVTVGDEAGRIYVYDVADNLANPRMDEWNKLNAVLYELKMNQTDEFDDKDQKSPVPQNNTSLTSLTSTSLI
- the LOC126556024 gene encoding cytoplasmic dynein 1 intermediate chain isoform X2; translated protein: MNRKAELERKKAKLQALREEKDRRRKEKEQKDLEEAAGKLGHSETSTRKDLDEMLSSLGVAPVSEVLSSLSSVNSATSDQSTTHTPDASLQPSINGTSYRKKPVNLCLVSVQATNIPPKETVVYSKQTQTNSSGGHERDVFSCHSSPLSGYMEDWWRPRKAHATDYYVLTFGDGQGDDEESSLTHIDHGFHSKLPPGILPHGLPTVKEVAPAITPQEQKKEDLKEVKELSAEQKQMIILSEDFQRFILRAGKVMERALSETVDIYTDYIGDGEADDMNDEKSHARLSLNRTFYCDRWSKNRCVTSFDWSTHFPELMVASYHSNEETPNEPDGVVVVWNTKFKKQTPEEVFHCQSAVMSTCFAKFHPNLILGGTYSGQIVLWDNRVQKRTPIHRTPLSANAHTQPVYCLSMVGTQNAHNVISISSDGKLCSWSLDMLSQPQDVLELQHRQSKAISVTCMAFPHNEVNNFMLGGEDGYVYSASRHGNRSGIGETYEKHLGPVTGISAHHNQSSPDFGHLFLTSSIDWTIKLWSLKDNKPLYSFEDNSDYVMDVAWSPIHPALFAGVDGSGRLDLWNLNQDTEVPTASITVDGQPALNRVSWTPSGLHVTVGDEAGRIYVYDVADNLANPRMDEWNKLNAVLYELKMNQTDEFDDKDQKSPVPQNNTSLTSLTSTSLI
- the LOC126556024 gene encoding cytoplasmic dynein 1 intermediate chain isoform X6, producing MNRKAELERKKAKLQALREEKDRRRKEKEQKDLEEAAGKLGHSETSTRKDLDEMLSSLGVAPVSEVLSSLSSVNSATSDQSTTHTPDASLQPSINGTSYRKKPVNLCLVSVQATNIPPKETVVYSKQTQTNSSGGHERDAHATDYYVLTFGDGQGDDEESSLTHIDHGFHSKLPPGILPHGLPTVKEVAPAITPQEQKKEDLKEVKELSAEQKQMIILSEDFQRFILRAGKVMERALSETVDIYTDYIGDGEADDMNDEKSHARLSLNRTFYCDRWSKNRCVTSFDWSTHFPELMVASYHSNEETPNEPDGVVVVWNTKFKKQTPEEVFHCQSAVMSTCFAKFHPNLILGGTYSGQIVLWDNRVQKRTPIHRTPLSANAHTQPVYCLSMVGTQNAHNVISISSDGKLCSWSLDMLSQPQDVLELQHRQSKAISVTCMAFPHNEVNNFMLGGEDGYVYSASRHGNRSGIGETYEKHLGPVTGISAHHNQSSPDFGHLFLTSSIDWTIKLWSLKDNKPLYSFEDNSDYVMDVAWSPIHPALFAGVDGSGRLDLWNLNQDTEVPTASITVDGQPALNRVSWTPSGLHVTVGDEAGRIYVYDVADNLANPRMDEWNKLNAVLYELKMNQTDEFDDKDQKSPVPQNNTSLTSLTSTSLI